A genomic segment from Microbulbifer elongatus encodes:
- a CDS encoding 2-oxoglutarate dehydrogenase E1 component, whose translation MHESSMEALWRTSHISGGNAGYVEDLYETYLHDPSGVPEEWRSYFDSLPRVNGGDVSHAAIRQHFELLAKNRTRPLAAPGAGSVNIEHERKQIKVLQLINSYRHRGHKKATLDPLGIMAREQVPDLQLNYHGLTEGDFDTTFQTGDLFFGKDEATLREIVEGLENTYCGNLGAEIMHLSNLDEQQWFQQRLERSQSKPTFGNDIRTEILQRLSAAEGLERHLDSKYPGTKRFGVEGGESLIPLMDALIRRSGTYAVKEIVIGMAHRGRLNTLVNILGKNPADLFEEFEGKKTLDTSGDVKYHQGFSSNVMTPGGEVHLALAFNPSHLEICAPVVEGSVRARQDRRGDSTGEKVMPINIHGDAAFAGQGVVQETLQMSQTRGYYTGGTIHLVLNNQVGFTTSKREDARSTEYCTDVAKMIDAPVLHVNGDDPEAVVLAGLLAVDYRYEFKKDIVIDLVCYRRRGHNETDDPSGTQPLMYQTIRKHKTTRTLYAEKLIAEGVLDKAAADKLANDYRDKLDRGEDVATGLVKEPDSSMFVDWRPYLNHEWTAEGDTSFPMKKLKDVATRMTTVPDGIVMQRQVSKIYDDRRKMAGGGLPLNWGMAETLAYGTLLEEGYMVRFTGEDVGRGTFSHRHAVIHSQKDGQSYVPLQHMYEGQPRFDIYDSLLSEEAVLAFEYGYATTTPKSLVVWEAQFGDFANGAQVVIDQFITSGEHKWGRMCGLVMLLPHGYEGQGPEHSSARLERFMQLCAEHNIQVCNATTPAQIFHLLRRQAVRPMRRPLVIMSPKWILRHKLATSSLDELANGKFHNVIQDDAVDATKVKRLVICSGKVYYHLLEARMEREQEDVALVRLEQLYPFPDDEFLSAVSAFKNIKSVAWCQEEPMNQGAWYSSQHHLRRLLKEAHPKLELEYVGRAASAAPAAGYMSTHLEEQNTFINEALTVD comes from the coding sequence ATGCACGAAAGCTCTATGGAGGCGCTCTGGCGGACTTCGCATATCTCTGGTGGCAACGCCGGGTACGTGGAAGATCTGTACGAGACCTATCTGCACGATCCCAGTGGTGTACCGGAAGAATGGCGCAGCTACTTTGACAGTCTGCCGCGGGTAAATGGCGGTGATGTTTCCCACGCTGCGATTCGCCAGCATTTCGAGCTGCTGGCGAAAAACCGTACCCGCCCCCTCGCCGCCCCCGGCGCCGGCTCGGTCAATATTGAACACGAGCGCAAGCAGATTAAAGTTCTGCAACTGATCAACTCTTATCGACACCGCGGCCACAAGAAGGCCACCCTTGACCCGCTGGGTATCATGGCGCGCGAGCAGGTGCCGGATCTGCAGTTGAATTACCACGGCCTTACCGAAGGCGACTTTGACACCACTTTCCAGACGGGCGATCTTTTCTTCGGTAAAGATGAAGCGACTCTGCGCGAGATTGTCGAAGGCCTGGAAAACACCTACTGCGGCAATCTCGGTGCCGAGATCATGCACTTGTCCAACCTGGACGAGCAGCAGTGGTTCCAGCAGCGACTGGAGCGCAGCCAGTCTAAGCCTACCTTCGGCAACGACATCCGCACCGAAATTCTGCAGCGCCTGTCTGCTGCGGAAGGCCTGGAGCGTCACCTGGATTCCAAGTACCCGGGTACCAAGCGTTTTGGTGTGGAAGGTGGCGAGAGTCTGATTCCGCTGATGGACGCTCTGATCCGCCGCTCCGGCACCTACGCGGTCAAGGAAATCGTAATTGGGATGGCCCACCGTGGGCGTCTGAACACCCTGGTCAACATTCTGGGTAAAAACCCGGCGGACCTGTTTGAGGAATTTGAGGGCAAAAAGACCCTGGATACCTCCGGCGATGTGAAATACCACCAGGGCTTCTCTTCCAACGTGATGACCCCCGGTGGCGAAGTGCACCTGGCACTGGCTTTCAACCCCTCGCACCTGGAAATCTGTGCGCCGGTAGTGGAAGGTTCCGTGCGTGCCCGTCAGGATCGTCGTGGCGACAGCACCGGCGAGAAGGTCATGCCGATCAATATCCACGGTGATGCGGCCTTTGCCGGTCAGGGTGTCGTGCAGGAAACCCTGCAGATGTCCCAGACCCGTGGTTATTACACCGGCGGTACCATTCACCTGGTGCTCAACAACCAGGTGGGCTTCACGACCAGCAAGCGCGAAGACGCCCGCTCCACCGAATACTGTACCGATGTGGCGAAGATGATCGACGCCCCGGTACTGCACGTAAACGGCGACGACCCGGAAGCCGTGGTGCTGGCCGGTCTGCTGGCGGTCGATTACCGCTACGAATTCAAGAAAGACATCGTGATCGACCTGGTGTGCTACCGCCGTCGCGGCCACAACGAGACCGATGATCCTTCCGGCACTCAGCCGCTGATGTATCAGACCATCCGCAAGCATAAAACCACCCGCACTCTGTATGCAGAAAAACTGATCGCAGAAGGCGTACTGGACAAGGCGGCCGCGGACAAGCTGGCAAATGATTACCGGGACAAACTGGATCGTGGCGAAGACGTCGCCACGGGGCTGGTGAAAGAGCCGGATTCTTCCATGTTTGTGGACTGGCGCCCTTACCTGAACCACGAGTGGACCGCTGAAGGTGATACCAGCTTCCCGATGAAGAAGCTGAAGGACGTGGCCACTCGTATGACCACGGTGCCCGATGGCATCGTGATGCAGCGTCAGGTATCCAAAATTTACGACGACCGCCGCAAGATGGCCGGTGGCGGCCTGCCGCTGAACTGGGGCATGGCGGAAACTCTGGCGTATGGCACCCTGCTGGAAGAGGGCTATATGGTCCGCTTCACCGGCGAGGATGTGGGCCGCGGTACCTTCTCGCACCGCCATGCGGTGATTCACAGCCAGAAAGACGGCCAGAGCTATGTACCTCTGCAGCATATGTACGAGGGGCAGCCGCGTTTTGATATTTACGACTCGCTGCTGTCGGAAGAAGCGGTGCTGGCGTTCGAGTACGGCTATGCCACCACCACCCCGAAATCCCTGGTGGTGTGGGAGGCGCAGTTCGGTGATTTCGCCAACGGTGCGCAGGTAGTAATCGACCAGTTCATCACTTCCGGCGAGCACAAGTGGGGCCGTATGTGCGGCCTGGTGATGCTGCTGCCGCACGGCTATGAGGGTCAGGGCCCGGAGCACTCCTCTGCGCGTCTCGAGCGTTTCATGCAGCTGTGCGCCGAGCACAACATCCAGGTGTGTAATGCCACGACCCCAGCACAGATTTTCCACCTGCTGCGTCGGCAGGCAGTTCGCCCCATGCGTCGCCCGCTGGTGATCATGAGCCCGAAATGGATCCTGCGTCACAAGCTGGCCACTTCCAGTCTCGACGAACTCGCCAATGGCAAATTCCACAATGTGATCCAGGATGACGCCGTGGACGCCACCAAGGTGAAGCGTCTGGTGATCTGCTCCGGTAAGGTCTATTACCATCTGCTGGAAGCACGCATGGAGCGGGAACAGGAAGACGTTGCCCTGGTACGTCTGGAGCAGCTGTACCCATTCCCGGACGACGAGTTCCTGTCTGCGGTTTCCGCGTTCAAGAACATCAAGAGTGTTGCCTGGTGTCAGGAAGAGCCCATGAACCAGGGCGCCTGGTACTCCAGCCAACACCACTTGCGTCGCCTGCTGAAAGAAGCACATCCCAAGCTGGAACTGGAGTATGTCGGCCGCGCAGCCTCTGCTGCACCGGCGGCGGGCTATATGTCCACCCACTTGGAAGAACAGAATACGTTCATCAACGAGGCGCTGACTGTCGATTAA
- a CDS encoding succinate dehydrogenase iron-sulfur subunit produces the protein MLKVSIYRYNPETDSAPYMQDYELDTQGKDLMVLDVLELLKAQDPTLAFRRSCREGVCGSDGMNISGKNGLACIMPISEAAPKGKLVLRPLPGLPVIRDLVVDMEQFYTQYKKIEPYLQNSSPAPAIERLQSPEDRAKLDGLYECILCACCSTSCPSFWWNPDKFIGPAGLLQAYRFLADSRDDATDERLGNLDDPFSVFRCHGIQNCVNVCPKGLNPTRAIGHIRNMLITRAV, from the coding sequence ATGTTGAAAGTAAGCATCTACCGTTACAACCCGGAAACCGATTCTGCGCCCTATATGCAGGACTACGAACTGGACACCCAGGGCAAAGACCTGATGGTGCTGGACGTACTCGAACTGCTGAAGGCTCAGGATCCCACTCTGGCGTTCCGCCGCTCCTGCCGTGAAGGTGTTTGTGGCTCTGATGGTATGAATATTTCCGGTAAGAACGGTCTTGCCTGTATCATGCCGATCTCGGAAGCGGCGCCGAAAGGCAAGCTGGTACTGCGTCCGCTGCCTGGACTGCCGGTCATTCGTGATCTGGTGGTCGATATGGAGCAGTTCTACACCCAGTACAAGAAAATTGAACCTTACCTGCAGAACAGCTCTCCGGCTCCGGCCATCGAGCGCCTGCAGTCCCCGGAAGATCGCGCAAAACTGGATGGCCTGTACGAGTGTATTCTCTGCGCCTGTTGTTCCACGTCTTGTCCTTCTTTCTGGTGGAACCCGGACAAGTTCATCGGCCCGGCGGGTCTGTTGCAGGCTTACCGCTTCTTGGCGGACAGCCGTGACGACGCCACCGACGAGCGCCTTGGCAATCTGGATGATCCGTTCAGTGTATTCCGCTGTCACGGTATCCAGAACTGCGTCAACGTTTGCCCCAAAGGTTTGAACCCCACCCGGGCGATCGGACATATCCGCAACATGCTGATAACCCGCGCCGTGTAG
- the sdhA gene encoding succinate dehydrogenase flavoprotein subunit, with translation MSNMRTITFDGIVIGGGGAGMRAALQMAQSGFKTAVITKVFPTRSHTVSAQGGITCAIASDDPNDDWRWHMYDTVKGSDYIGDQDAIEYMCSVGPEAVFELEHMGLPFSRTKEGRIYQRPFGGQSKDYGRGGQAARTCAAADRTGHALLHTLYQNNVKHNTVFLNEWFAVDLVKNQDGAVVGVIAICIEDGEVVFIKSKATVFATGGAGRIFASTTNAHINTGDGVGMALRAGMPVQDIEMWQFHPTGIAGAGVLVTEGCRGEGGYLINKDGERFMERYAPNAKDLASRDVVARSMVLEILDGRGAGPNGDHVFLKLDHLGEELLHSRLPGICELAKTFAHTDPVKEPIPVVPTCHYMMGGIPTNVHGQALTQDASGNDQVIDGFYACGEVACVSVHGANRLGGNSLLDLVVFGRASGLFIEQALREGIENREASESDIEAAMARLNRLETTNDGESAASLRTELQGVMQNHFGVFRRGDYMAEGVKKLEDLRERIANVRLDDKSKAFNTARIEALELQNLLEVAEATAIAAEVRTESRGAHAREDFQERDDENWLCHSMFFPAEKRVGKRAVNFAPNTVDAFEPKARTY, from the coding sequence ATGTCGAATATGCGAACAATAACCTTTGACGGTATCGTGATCGGCGGCGGCGGCGCAGGTATGCGCGCGGCGCTGCAGATGGCCCAGTCTGGCTTCAAGACTGCGGTGATCACCAAAGTATTCCCGACCCGTTCTCATACGGTGTCTGCCCAGGGCGGTATCACCTGCGCGATCGCCAGTGATGACCCCAATGATGATTGGCGCTGGCACATGTATGACACCGTCAAAGGCTCCGACTATATCGGTGACCAAGACGCGATCGAATACATGTGTTCCGTAGGCCCCGAAGCGGTGTTCGAGCTGGAACATATGGGCCTGCCGTTCTCCCGTACTAAAGAAGGGCGTATTTATCAGCGTCCCTTCGGCGGCCAGTCCAAGGACTACGGTCGCGGTGGTCAGGCTGCACGCACCTGCGCGGCGGCGGACCGTACCGGTCACGCTCTGCTGCACACCCTTTATCAGAACAACGTCAAGCACAATACCGTATTCCTGAACGAGTGGTTCGCGGTGGACCTGGTGAAGAACCAGGACGGTGCTGTGGTCGGTGTGATCGCCATCTGCATCGAAGACGGCGAAGTCGTGTTCATCAAGTCCAAGGCGACCGTATTCGCCACTGGTGGTGCGGGCCGAATCTTTGCCTCCACCACCAATGCGCATATCAATACCGGTGACGGTGTTGGTATGGCGCTGCGCGCTGGCATGCCGGTGCAGGACATCGAAATGTGGCAGTTCCACCCCACCGGTATTGCCGGCGCAGGTGTACTGGTCACCGAAGGTTGTCGCGGTGAGGGTGGTTACCTCATTAATAAGGACGGCGAGCGCTTTATGGAGCGTTATGCCCCGAATGCCAAAGATCTGGCATCCCGCGACGTTGTTGCTCGTTCCATGGTGCTCGAGATTCTGGATGGCCGCGGTGCCGGCCCCAATGGCGACCACGTGTTCCTGAAGCTCGACCATCTGGGTGAAGAGCTGCTGCACAGCCGCCTGCCGGGTATCTGTGAGCTGGCCAAGACCTTTGCCCATACCGACCCGGTCAAAGAGCCGATTCCGGTCGTGCCGACCTGTCACTATATGATGGGTGGTATCCCCACCAACGTGCACGGTCAGGCCCTGACCCAGGATGCCTCTGGCAACGACCAGGTCATCGATGGCTTCTACGCCTGTGGTGAAGTTGCCTGCGTATCTGTACACGGTGCCAACCGCCTGGGTGGTAACTCCCTGCTGGACCTGGTGGTGTTCGGTCGCGCGTCCGGTCTGTTTATCGAACAGGCGCTGCGTGAAGGTATCGAAAACCGCGAAGCGTCCGAGTCCGATATCGAAGCGGCCATGGCGCGCCTGAATCGCCTCGAAACCACCAACGACGGTGAGTCCGCTGCGAGCCTGCGCACCGAGCTGCAGGGCGTGATGCAGAATCACTTCGGTGTATTCCGTCGCGGCGACTACATGGCCGAAGGTGTGAAGAAGCTGGAAGACCTGCGAGAGCGCATTGCCAATGTGCGTCTGGACGACAAGTCCAAAGCGTTCAACACCGCGCGTATCGAAGCGCTGGAACTGCAGAACCTGCTGGAAGTGGCGGAAGCCACTGCCATCGCGGCAGAGGTACGGACCGAGAGCCGCGGCGCTCACGCCCGTGAGGACTTCCAGGAGCGCGACGACGAGAACTGGCTGTGTCACTCCATGTTCTTCCCGGCGGAAAAACGTGTTGGCAAGCGCGCGGTCAACTTCGCGCCCAACACCGTAGACGCTTTCGAGCCGAAAGCGCGTACCTACTAA
- the sdhD gene encoding succinate dehydrogenase, hydrophobic membrane anchor protein produces the protein MVKAVTGFGRSGLYDWFIQRVSAVVLVAYTLFIVGFIFLSKDFGYASWSALFEQRWVRVFSLVALISTLAHAWIGLWSVVTDYLTNRMMGGKATVLRILVEVLLGAVAVFYAVWGFEILWGV, from the coding sequence ATGGTAAAGGCAGTTACTGGCTTCGGCCGCAGTGGTCTGTACGACTGGTTTATTCAGCGCGTCAGTGCCGTGGTACTGGTGGCTTACACCCTCTTTATAGTGGGTTTCATTTTTCTCTCCAAAGATTTTGGTTACGCCAGCTGGTCCGCGCTGTTTGAACAGCGCTGGGTACGCGTATTCAGTCTGGTTGCCCTGATTTCCACCCTTGCTCATGCCTGGATCGGTCTCTGGTCCGTGGTTACCGATTACCTCACTAACCGGATGATGGGCGGCAAAGCGACTGTTTTGCGCATCCTGGTTGAAGTACTGCTGGGCGCGGTTGCCGTGTTCTACGCAGTGTGGGGCTTTGAAATTCTGTGGGGTGTGTAA
- the sdhC gene encoding succinate dehydrogenase, cytochrome b556 subunit — translation MNKNRPVNLDISTIKLPAPALVSILHRISGVVLFAVVALLLCMLDSSLESEQGFNKVAAFFTSVPAKLVLWASLAALIYHLVAGVRHLIMDLGVGESLEGGRRGAVIVLVLSVVLILLAGVLVW, via the coding sequence GTGAACAAAAACAGACCTGTCAATTTAGACATTTCTACTATCAAGCTCCCCGCACCAGCGTTGGTTTCCATTCTGCACCGTATTTCCGGTGTGGTGCTTTTCGCTGTCGTTGCACTTCTTCTGTGCATGCTGGACTCCAGTCTGGAATCCGAGCAGGGTTTTAATAAAGTAGCTGCGTTTTTTACCAGCGTTCCGGCCAAGCTCGTGTTGTGGGCTTCATTGGCCGCACTGATCTACCACCTGGTCGCAGGTGTGCGTCACCTGATCATGGATCTGGGTGTGGGTGAGAGCCTGGAAGGTGGTCGCCGCGGTGCGGTCATCGTACTGGTGCTTTCTGTTGTGCTCATCCTGCTAGCGGGGGTTCTCGTATGGTAA
- the gltA gene encoding citrate synthase, translating to MSDKKAQLTVDGIDAPYDLPVYSGTAGPDVVDVSSLASKGLFTYDPGFMSTASCESKITYIDGAKGVLLHRGYPIEQLAEKSDYLETCYLLMNGELPNAEQKKEYVNSIMNHTMVHESLVNFFKGFRYDAHPMAMMCGVVGALASFYHDSLDITDPEHRKISADRLIAKMPTLAAMCYKHSKGQPFMYPDNSLSYSENFLHMMFGNPCEPSKIDPIVAKAMDVIFLLHADHEQNASTSTVRLAGSSGANPFACISSGIATLWGPAHGGANEAVLNMLQEIGDESRIDEYVAKAKDKNDPFRLMGFGHRVYKNFDPRSRVMQGICDEVLGAMGAENDPLLRIAKKLEKIALEDEYFVEKKLYPNVDFYSGIIMKAIGIPTDMFTVIFATGRTAGWIAHWNEMISNPYKIGRPRQLYTGYTARDYVSLENR from the coding sequence ATGTCCGACAAGAAAGCTCAACTCACGGTCGACGGTATCGACGCACCTTACGACCTGCCGGTCTACTCAGGCACTGCCGGTCCCGACGTTGTTGACGTCAGCAGCCTGGCCAGCAAGGGCCTGTTCACCTACGACCCGGGCTTCATGTCCACCGCCTCCTGCGAATCCAAAATCACCTATATCGATGGCGCCAAGGGTGTTCTGCTGCACCGCGGCTACCCCATTGAGCAGCTGGCAGAGAAATCCGATTATCTGGAAACCTGCTACCTGCTGATGAACGGCGAGCTGCCGAACGCCGAGCAGAAGAAAGAGTACGTAAACAGCATCATGAACCACACCATGGTGCATGAGTCTCTGGTCAACTTCTTCAAGGGCTTCCGCTACGATGCTCACCCGATGGCCATGATGTGTGGCGTTGTCGGCGCTCTCGCCTCTTTCTATCACGACTCCCTGGACATCACCGACCCGGAGCACCGCAAAATCTCCGCGGATCGACTGATCGCCAAGATGCCGACCCTGGCCGCCATGTGCTACAAGCACAGCAAAGGTCAGCCGTTCATGTACCCGGACAACAGCCTGAGCTACTCCGAGAACTTCCTGCACATGATGTTCGGCAACCCCTGTGAGCCGAGCAAGATCGATCCGATTGTGGCCAAGGCCATGGACGTGATCTTCCTGCTGCACGCCGATCACGAGCAGAACGCGTCTACTTCTACCGTGCGTCTGGCCGGCTCCTCCGGTGCCAACCCCTTCGCCTGTATCTCCTCTGGCATCGCGACCCTGTGGGGCCCGGCACACGGCGGCGCCAATGAAGCGGTACTGAACATGCTGCAGGAAATCGGCGATGAAAGCCGTATCGACGAGTATGTTGCCAAGGCCAAGGACAAAAACGATCCGTTCCGCCTGATGGGCTTCGGACACCGCGTCTACAAAAACTTCGACCCGCGCTCCCGCGTCATGCAGGGCATCTGCGACGAAGTTCTGGGTGCGATGGGTGCCGAGAATGATCCGCTGCTGCGCATTGCCAAGAAGCTGGAAAAGATTGCCCTGGAAGACGAGTACTTCGTCGAGAAGAAACTCTACCCGAACGTAGACTTCTATTCCGGCATCATCATGAAAGCGATCGGTATCCCAACCGACATGTTCACTGTGATCTTTGCAACCGGCCGTACCGCCGGCTGGATCGCCCACTGGAACGAAATGATCTCCAATCCTTACAAGATTGGCCGTCCGCGCCAGCTGTACACAGGCTACACCGCGCGCGACTACGTCTCTCTGGAAAACCGCTAA
- a CDS encoding vanadium-dependent haloperoxidase, giving the protein MKIGMLLRAVLCGTALAFCALHTQAQPTTPPPVDLDHGNAAIEAVIPYVAPVTFQYVSATGGDATLVLRITTQITNAWFDASAPYHPSAVGVYSRLGRRPANESANNRNINIALLYASYRVLNTLLPLQHTTWRAMLEVQGLDPDDNSTDLTTPIGIGNAAGMAVAEGRLRDGMNQVGDETRSGPLRAANPMPYMDYTGYQPINTAYTLFNPSRWQPDIQRKGMGLYKIQQFVTPQYAFTEPYSYKSPRRYRALPPIASFHWNFAAYKQQADEVLVASANLTDEQKLMAELFDNKIESLGFSAGFAALSQELSLMEFIHFDFLTNMAAHDAGIFVWQEKRRYDAVRPFSAIQYIYGKQPVTAWGGPGQGTQSIPANTWKSYLEEADHPEYPSASTCFCTAHAQSARQYLGSDALNWSVPYTAGSSRIEPGVTPASDMTLEFPTWTSLEENCGQSRVWAGVHFQAAVDEGRRICGVFGDNAYNYLQTLIAGTAPVREPANRLRGRRR; this is encoded by the coding sequence ATGAAAATAGGGATGTTACTCCGTGCAGTGCTTTGCGGCACCGCACTGGCTTTTTGCGCTTTACATACCCAGGCCCAACCCACTACGCCACCGCCAGTGGATCTCGATCATGGCAACGCCGCCATTGAAGCGGTCATTCCATACGTCGCGCCTGTCACATTTCAATACGTATCCGCCACCGGCGGCGACGCCACCCTGGTGCTGCGGATCACCACCCAGATCACCAACGCCTGGTTTGATGCCAGCGCCCCCTATCACCCCAGTGCGGTGGGCGTTTACTCACGGCTCGGGCGGCGCCCGGCGAATGAGTCGGCAAACAACCGCAATATCAATATCGCGCTGCTGTACGCCAGCTACCGGGTCCTGAACACCCTGCTACCCTTGCAGCACACCACCTGGCGCGCCATGCTGGAAGTCCAGGGCCTGGACCCGGACGATAACAGCACCGATCTCACCACCCCCATCGGCATCGGCAATGCCGCCGGCATGGCCGTTGCCGAAGGGCGGCTGCGGGATGGCATGAACCAGGTGGGCGATGAAACCCGATCTGGCCCCCTGCGCGCAGCCAATCCAATGCCCTACATGGATTACACCGGCTACCAACCAATCAATACTGCCTATACCCTATTCAACCCCTCCCGCTGGCAGCCTGATATTCAGCGCAAGGGGATGGGGCTGTATAAAATTCAGCAGTTTGTCACTCCGCAATATGCGTTCACCGAACCTTACTCGTACAAGTCCCCCCGCAGATACCGCGCCCTTCCTCCGATCGCGAGTTTTCACTGGAATTTTGCCGCCTACAAACAGCAGGCCGATGAGGTTCTCGTTGCATCGGCCAATCTCACCGACGAACAGAAGCTGATGGCAGAACTGTTCGACAACAAAATCGAATCACTGGGATTCTCCGCGGGATTTGCGGCGCTGTCACAGGAACTCAGTCTTATGGAGTTTATCCATTTCGACTTCCTGACCAATATGGCCGCCCATGACGCAGGGATTTTTGTATGGCAGGAGAAGCGCCGCTACGATGCCGTACGCCCTTTCAGCGCCATCCAATATATCTACGGCAAGCAGCCCGTTACCGCCTGGGGTGGCCCCGGGCAAGGCACCCAGAGCATTCCCGCGAACACCTGGAAGTCTTACCTGGAAGAAGCCGACCACCCGGAGTACCCCTCTGCGTCTACATGCTTTTGCACCGCCCATGCGCAGTCCGCGCGGCAGTACCTGGGCAGTGACGCACTGAACTGGAGTGTCCCCTACACTGCCGGGTCTTCCCGTATCGAGCCTGGGGTTACCCCCGCCAGTGACATGACCCTGGAATTCCCCACCTGGACTTCGCTGGAAGAGAACTGTGGCCAGAGCCGGGTATGGGCAGGCGTACATTTTCAGGCCGCCGTGGATGAAGGGCGCCGCATCTGCGGTGTATTCGGAGACAATGCCTATAACTACCTACAAACGTTGATTGCAGGCACCGCGCCTGTGCGGGAGCCGGCAAACAGACTGCGCGGGCGTCGCAGGTAA
- a CDS encoding hemerythrin domain-containing protein produces MFRLFSNKSRDTDKEQDSSSNSRRTIKYDPSLILALKNDHHELINIYQRIWSEGYEQQNYRKLSELLGVFKSTFQAHLIKENVSFYVYLEQSLAEDRHTLQIVKDFRTDMNDIANAVVQFCKRYSRENLTREELTRFKGEYEKIGEALTRRVSLEEKELYTLYNPN; encoded by the coding sequence ATGTTCCGACTCTTCTCCAACAAGTCCCGCGATACCGACAAAGAGCAGGATAGCAGCAGTAATAGTCGGCGCACGATCAAGTACGACCCCTCGCTGATTCTGGCCCTCAAGAACGACCACCACGAGTTGATCAATATCTATCAGCGCATATGGTCGGAAGGATATGAGCAGCAGAACTATCGCAAACTGTCTGAACTGCTCGGGGTATTCAAGTCGACCTTTCAGGCGCACCTGATTAAAGAAAATGTCAGCTTCTACGTGTACCTTGAGCAATCCCTTGCCGAGGATCGCCACACGCTTCAGATCGTCAAAGACTTCCGTACCGATATGAACGATATCGCGAACGCGGTAGTCCAGTTTTGCAAGCGTTATTCACGGGAGAATCTCACTCGTGAGGAGTTGACCCGCTTTAAAGGGGAATACGAGAAAATTGGTGAAGCACTCACCCGTCGGGTCTCGCTTGAGGAAAAAGAACTGTACACATTGTACAACCCAAACTGA